A part of Pantoea vagans genomic DNA contains:
- a CDS encoding DUF2756 domain-containing protein, which yields MKKWMIVLAALLPFASQANTLNSTNDPNKPGYNPSQQRMQSQMQSQQQQQQLKLRQDQQRQTQDMQRKMQEQRNSAQQRVITTQPGQQNQNPNQN from the coding sequence ATGAAAAAGTGGATGATTGTTTTAGCCGCCCTGCTGCCTTTCGCCAGTCAGGCGAACACGCTGAACAGCACCAACGATCCGAATAAACCGGGTTATAACCCGAGTCAGCAGCGGATGCAGTCGCAGATGCAGAGCCAGCAACAGCAGCAACAGCTGAAGCTGCGCCAGGATCAGCAGCGTCAGACGCAGGACATGCAGCGTAAAATGCAGGAGCAGCGCAACAGCGCCCAGCAGCGGGTGATTACCACGCAGCCGGGCCAGCAGAACCAGAATCCGAATCAGAACTAA
- the ggt gene encoding gamma-glutamyltransferase codes for MKMQQTVRQLSWSLVMSFTVVAGANAAPVQAPPVSYGVDSDTFHPVKAQHGMVASVDALATQVGVEILRQGGNAVDAAVAVGFALAVTHPQAGNLGGGGFMLLRTASGRATAIDFREMAPGHASRDMFLDKQGNADSKLSLTSHLASGTPGTVAGLALAAQKYGTLPLSTLLAPAIKLARDGIPVNDALADDLKTYGKEVLITHPNSKAIFYKADGTPWQKGDRLVQKNLAHSLQLIARQGPDAFYKGEIADEIAGEMAQHGGLISKADLAAYRAVERQPISGTYRGYEVFSMPPPSSGGIHIVQILNILENFDLAKMGFGSADAMQVMAEAEKYAYADRSEYLGDPDFVKVPWQALTSKAYAKTLAQQIDVAKARPSSEIKPGKLEPYESNQTTHFSVVDKQGNAVAVTYTLNTYFGSGIVAGNSGILMNNEMDDFSAKPGTPNVYGLVGGEANAVQPAKRPLSSMSPTIVAKGGKTWLVTGSPGGSRIITTVLQMVVNSIDFGMNVAEATNAPRFHHQWLPDQLRVEKGFSPDTLRLLEAKGQHVKVLPSMGSTQSIMIGPDGMLYGASDPRSIDDLSAGY; via the coding sequence ATGAAAATGCAGCAGACAGTGCGTCAGCTTAGCTGGTCGCTGGTGATGAGTTTTACCGTGGTGGCAGGCGCGAACGCCGCGCCTGTTCAGGCTCCGCCGGTCTCCTACGGTGTGGACAGTGATACTTTTCACCCGGTAAAAGCGCAGCACGGCATGGTGGCGTCGGTGGATGCGCTGGCAACCCAGGTGGGCGTGGAAATTCTGCGTCAGGGCGGAAATGCGGTGGATGCCGCGGTCGCCGTGGGCTTTGCGCTGGCCGTGACCCATCCGCAGGCGGGCAACCTGGGCGGAGGCGGTTTTATGCTGCTGCGCACCGCGTCTGGCCGCGCCACCGCTATCGATTTCCGTGAAATGGCACCGGGCCACGCGTCGCGCGACATGTTCCTGGATAAGCAGGGCAACGCCGACAGTAAGCTGTCGCTGACCTCACATCTCGCCTCCGGCACGCCGGGCACCGTCGCCGGACTGGCGCTGGCGGCGCAGAAATATGGCACCCTGCCGCTGAGCACTCTGCTGGCACCGGCGATTAAACTGGCGCGTGACGGTATTCCGGTCAACGATGCGCTGGCAGACGATCTGAAGACCTACGGCAAAGAAGTGCTGATTACCCATCCCAACAGCAAAGCGATTTTCTACAAAGCGGACGGCACGCCGTGGCAGAAGGGCGATCGGCTGGTGCAGAAGAATCTCGCGCACAGTCTGCAACTGATTGCCCGCCAGGGGCCGGATGCCTTTTACAAAGGTGAAATCGCGGATGAGATCGCCGGAGAGATGGCGCAGCACGGCGGGCTGATCAGCAAAGCTGACCTGGCGGCCTATCGTGCGGTCGAGCGTCAGCCCATCAGTGGCACCTATCGTGGCTATGAAGTCTTCTCAATGCCGCCGCCCTCATCCGGTGGCATCCATATCGTGCAGATCCTGAATATCCTGGAGAACTTCGATCTGGCGAAGATGGGCTTTGGCAGCGCTGACGCCATGCAGGTGATGGCGGAGGCGGAAAAATATGCCTACGCGGACCGCTCGGAATATCTCGGCGACCCCGATTTCGTGAAGGTGCCGTGGCAGGCGCTGACCAGTAAAGCCTATGCCAAAACGCTGGCGCAGCAGATCGACGTGGCAAAGGCGCGGCCTTCCAGTGAGATCAAACCCGGCAAGCTCGAACCTTACGAAAGCAACCAGACCACCCATTTCTCGGTGGTGGATAAGCAGGGCAATGCCGTTGCGGTGACCTACACGCTGAACACCTATTTCGGCAGCGGAATTGTGGCGGGCAACAGCGGCATCCTGATGAATAACGAGATGGATGACTTCTCCGCCAAGCCGGGCACACCCAATGTCTACGGGCTGGTGGGCGGGGAAGCGAATGCGGTGCAGCCGGCGAAACGTCCGTTGTCATCGATGTCGCCGACTATCGTCGCTAAAGGTGGCAAAACCTGGCTGGTGACCGGCAGTCCTGGCGGCAGCCGCATTATTACCACGGTGTTGCAGATGGTGGTGAACAGCATTGATTTCGGGATGAACGTGGCGGAAGCCACCAACGCGCCACGCTTCCATCATCAGTGGCTGCCGGATCAGCTGCGGGTGGAGAAGGGCTTCAGCCCTGATACATTGCGTCTGCTGGAAGCTAAAGGCCAGCATGTGAAGGTGCTGCCGTCGATGGGCAGTACGCAGAGCATCATGATTGGGCCGGATGGCATGCTGTATGGTGCTTCGGATCCGCGCAGCATTGATGATTTGAGTGCGGGTTACTGA
- a CDS encoding GNAT family N-acetyltransferase produces MSEIVVRHVMPEDAAALHRIYSQPDTQASTLHLPHSSLQMWQTRLASPQPHSHLLVACIGEEVVGQCALDAVARPRRRHVASLGMGVDERYRQRGVGTALMREMVSLCDNWLQVSRMELTVFVDNAPAIALYQRFGFEIEGTARGFAIRHGELIDAHYMARIKA; encoded by the coding sequence ATGAGTGAAATAGTTGTCCGCCACGTCATGCCAGAAGATGCCGCAGCGCTGCACAGGATTTACAGTCAGCCAGATACCCAGGCCAGCACGCTGCATCTGCCTCACTCATCGCTACAGATGTGGCAGACCCGACTCGCTTCGCCACAGCCCCATTCACATCTGCTGGTGGCCTGCATCGGCGAAGAGGTTGTTGGCCAGTGCGCGCTGGACGCAGTAGCGCGCCCCAGACGCCGTCACGTCGCCTCGCTGGGGATGGGCGTGGATGAGCGTTACCGGCAGCGAGGCGTCGGCACTGCACTCATGCGTGAAATGGTCTCGTTGTGCGACAACTGGCTACAGGTGAGCCGGATGGAGCTGACGGTCTTCGTCGATAATGCCCCAGCCATCGCCCTTTATCAGCGTTTCGGTTTTGAGATTGAGGGAACGGCCAGAGGTTTCGCCATACGGCACGGTGAACTCATCGACGCGCATTATATGGCGCGGATTAAAGCCTGA
- a CDS encoding pirin family protein, producing MIYVRKAEERGHANHGWLDSWHTFSFASYHDANFMGFSALRVINEDVIDGGQGFGTHPHKDMEILTYVLSGTVEHQDSMGNKEQIPAGEFQIMSAGTGVRHSEYNASESEPLHLYQIWIIPERTGIEPRYDQRRFPDVQGRQLVLSPDAREGSLKVYQDMTLSRWVLAAGEQDNVAIDAGRRIWIQVVKGDVTVNGNAVTTSDALAIWDESALTIEASSAAEVLLFDLPPV from the coding sequence ATGATCTATGTACGCAAAGCTGAAGAACGCGGTCACGCAAACCATGGCTGGCTGGATAGCTGGCATACCTTCTCTTTCGCCAGCTATCACGATGCGAACTTCATGGGTTTCTCCGCGCTGCGGGTCATTAATGAAGATGTGATCGATGGCGGTCAGGGATTTGGCACCCATCCGCATAAAGATATGGAAATTCTGACCTACGTGCTTTCCGGTACGGTTGAGCATCAGGACAGCATGGGCAACAAAGAGCAGATCCCGGCTGGTGAGTTCCAGATCATGAGCGCCGGCACCGGCGTGCGTCACTCTGAGTACAACGCCAGCGAAAGCGAGCCGTTGCACCTTTATCAGATCTGGATCATTCCTGAGCGTACCGGCATTGAGCCACGCTACGATCAGCGCCGCTTCCCGGATGTGCAGGGACGTCAGCTGGTGTTAAGCCCGGATGCCCGTGAAGGGTCGCTGAAAGTTTATCAGGACATGACCTTATCGCGCTGGGTACTGGCTGCCGGTGAGCAGGATAACGTCGCGATTGATGCGGGACGTCGTATCTGGATTCAGGTCGTGAAAGGTGATGTCACCGTTAACGGCAACGCGGTTACCACCAGCGATGCTCTGGCGATCTGGGACGAAAGCGCGCTGACGATTGAAGCCAGCTCGGCGGCCGAAGTCCTGCTGTTTGATCTGCCACCTGTCTAA